Genomic segment of Myxococcus stipitatus:
TCCGCTCTTCGTGGGGTACGAGGCGTCGGACGGCTCGGGCACGCCGGAGGGGGTGGAGCGGGGAATCCGGCAGGTGTTGGTGCGGTCGACGACGGCGCCGAATCACAACCCCCAGGTCGCGGACATCTTGTGGAACGACGCGCCGCTGGTGGGGCCGTTGCCGGTGGATGCGGAGGTGGTGTTCCGGCCGGTGCTCACGCAGGGCAGCGCGGAGGTGTACGCGGCGGAGGACGGGCCGCGCACGGAGCAGGTGTTCTACAGCTGGTTCGCGTCGGGAGATGGCGAGGTGAAGGAGTTCCGCTCGCAGGAGCCGGTGGATGGACGGCCCGGAGACCCCACGTCGAAGTACGAGACGCCGGACAAGGCGCAGCGAATCTCGGTCTGGGTGGTGGTGAGGGACGGGCGCGGAGGCGTGGGCTGGCTCCAGCGCGACGTGGACGTGGGGCCGTAGGGCGCATGCGGAGCAGTTCGCCGCGGGGGACGAGGGGGTGCCAGCCCGCCTCCCCCTCCCCATGAACCACTGACCCCCAACAACAGCCCGTCGCACCTTCCCCTCGGCGAGACCATCACTCGAGGGACTTGGGGAGCGCGCGCATGGCGACCAACGGCAAATCCAAGGGCAACGGCAACGGGCACAACGGCAACGGCCACGGCGGCAAGCAGCCAGGGCGGAAGCCGAACATCCTCGTCATCTGGGGCGATGACATCGGCCTGTGGAACATCAGCGCGTACAACCAGGGGATGATGGGCTATCGCACGCCCAACATCGACCGCATCGCCAAGGAAGGCGCGCTGATGACGGACTGCTACGGCCAGCAGAGCTGCACCGCCGGCCGCGCGGCCTTCATCACCGGCATGAACCCCCTGCGCACCGGCTTGACGACCATCGGCATGCCCGGCGCCGACTACGGCCTCCAGGACTCCGACCCCACCATCGCGGAGATGCTCAAGCCCCTGGGCTACACGTGCGGACAGTTCGGAAAGAACCACCTGGGCGACTCCAACCGCTACCTGCCCACCGTGCACGGCTTCGACGAGTTCCACGGCAACCTCTACCACCTCAACGCCGAGAACGAGCCCGAGTGCCCTGACTACCCCAAGGACCCCGCGTTCAAGGACCACTTCGGCCCGCGCGGCGTGCTCCACTCCTGGGCCACCGACCGCGACGACCCGACCGAGGAGCACCGCTGGGGCCGCGTGGGCAAGCAGAAGGTCGTCGACACCGGCCCGCTCACCAAGAAGCGCATGGAGACCGTGGACGAGGAGTTCCTCGCTTCGTCCCTGGCCTTCATGGAGCAGGCGGTGAAGTCCGACAAGCCCTTCTTCATCTGGCACAACACCACGCGCACCCACGTCTGGACCTTCTTGCAGGAGAAGTATCGCAACAAGACGGGCAAGGGGCTCTACGCGGACGCGATGACGGAGCTCGACGACATCGTGGGCATGCTGCTCGCGAAGCTCGACGAGCTGGGCATCGCGGACAACACCATCGTCGTGTTCTCCACCGACAACGGCGTGGAGAAGATGAGCTGGCCGGACGGCGGCAACGCGCCCTTCCGCGGCGAGAAGGGCTCCACCTGGGAAGGCGGCGTGCGCGTGCCCTGCGTCGTGCGCTGGCCGGGGGTCATCGAGCCGGGCACGGTCATCAACGACATCTTCGCCCATGAGGACTGGATGCCCACGTTCGTCGCGGCGGCGGGCGGGCCCACGGACCTGGTGGAGAAGTGCAAGCAGGGCTACAGCGCCAGCGGGAAGAAGTTCCGCGTCCACCTGGACGGGTACGACCAGCGCGGCCTGCTGTCCGGCAAGGAGCCCGGTCAGCGGCACGAGTTCGTGTACGTGCTCGACAGCGGCAACATCGCGGCGGTGCGCTACGACGACTGGAAGGTCATCTTCGCCTACCAGGATGGCCACGGGCCGGACATGTGGTTCAGCGGCAAGCGCTTCGACCCCGCGTGGCCGTACCTCATCAACCTCCGCTCGGACCCGTTCGAGGAGTCGCTCTACTCCGGCCTCTACACCCGCTGGTATGGCGAGCGGATGTTCCTCTTCGTCCCGGCGCAGATGCTGGTGAAGAAGTTCGCCCAGAGCCTCCTCGACTTCGTCCCGAGCCAGGCGCCCGGCAGCCTCAGCATCGGCCCCTTGAAGGACCAGGTGAGACACAAGATGCAGGAGGCCCAGAAGCAAGGGAAGTCCGAGGTCGGTGACCAGGTGATGGCCTTCGCCAAGGAGGTGGAGAAGGCCATCCACCGCCTCCAGCAGAGCCATGCCTGACCTCGTCTGACGACGGCGCGGAGGGGGCGGTCCGAGCCCTCCGCGTCACCGCTTCGGGTCGTC
This window contains:
- a CDS encoding arylsulfatase, whose protein sequence is MATNGKSKGNGNGHNGNGHGGKQPGRKPNILVIWGDDIGLWNISAYNQGMMGYRTPNIDRIAKEGALMTDCYGQQSCTAGRAAFITGMNPLRTGLTTIGMPGADYGLQDSDPTIAEMLKPLGYTCGQFGKNHLGDSNRYLPTVHGFDEFHGNLYHLNAENEPECPDYPKDPAFKDHFGPRGVLHSWATDRDDPTEEHRWGRVGKQKVVDTGPLTKKRMETVDEEFLASSLAFMEQAVKSDKPFFIWHNTTRTHVWTFLQEKYRNKTGKGLYADAMTELDDIVGMLLAKLDELGIADNTIVVFSTDNGVEKMSWPDGGNAPFRGEKGSTWEGGVRVPCVVRWPGVIEPGTVINDIFAHEDWMPTFVAAAGGPTDLVEKCKQGYSASGKKFRVHLDGYDQRGLLSGKEPGQRHEFVYVLDSGNIAAVRYDDWKVIFAYQDGHGPDMWFSGKRFDPAWPYLINLRSDPFEESLYSGLYTRWYGERMFLFVPAQMLVKKFAQSLLDFVPSQAPGSLSIGPLKDQVRHKMQEAQKQGKSEVGDQVMAFAKEVEKAIHRLQQSHA